In one Rhea pennata isolate bPtePen1 chromosome 17, bPtePen1.pri, whole genome shotgun sequence genomic region, the following are encoded:
- the SNRPD3 gene encoding small nuclear ribonucleoprotein Sm D3 — protein MSIGVPIKVLHEAEGHIVTCETNTGEVYRGKLIEAEDNMNCQMSNITVTYRDGRVAQLEQVYIRGSKIRFLILPDMLKNAPMLKSMKNKNQGSGAGRGKAAILKAQVAARGRGRGMGRGNIFQKRR, from the exons ATGTCGATCGGGGTGCCCATTAAAGTCCTGCACGAGGCGGAAGGCCACATCGTGACATGCGAGACCAACACAGGAGAAGTCTACCGGGGCAAGCTTATCGAAGCTGAAGACAACATGAACTGCCAG ATGTCTAACATAACAGTGACGTACAGAGATGGCAGAGTGGCACAGCTTGAACAGGTCTACATCAGAGGTAGCAAGATACGGTTTCTCATCTTGCCAGATATGTTGAAGAATGCTCCTATGTTAAAGAGCATGAAGAATAAAAACCAGGGTTCTGGGGCTGGGCGAGGAAAAGCAGCTATTCTCAAAGCTCAAG tggcTGCAAGAGGAAGAGGCCGTGGTATGGGCCGTGGCAACATTTTCCAGAAGCGAAGATAA